The Gemmatimonadota bacterium genome contains a region encoding:
- a CDS encoding protein kinase — protein MTDPIMLTDNAHTGWPEELSEEYEYLGELGRGGMAVVYRARERALGREVAVKVVRPRFHADEEAVSRLAREARTVAQLEHPNIVSLHAIKKLNNGLALVMQIVPGMTLKAALAAGPMAGERAEAILKDIARALAYAHRCGVVHRDVKPENIFLDDVTGRALLSDFGVARSITENTELTATGTAIGTPTYMSPEQIDGGALDGRSDLYALGMVGWEMLSGQRPWMGESLYSVIYRQKHDQPTPLDVLRPDVPPRLQFLIEGLLPKRAEHRWPSAARFLTLLSATDKLPGFKEWQAAAKKRRKAGAKAGRNVQVASVSPQSSTVQFRRGETPAGLTPSSLNRASVTASGEVVRPASPWGQPAIPGPFDQPGGRSLARPIAFAVIAIAAVASAAWYATRPPAATAARPDSLTLADAGTVEVPVIPASPDTGTAMSDTAAGAIDTASLGQLPAGTVDSAAEPTRPPRRDSVPVTASPGPSPTPAPTPPAVTPESARAPAPDAPSVTFPADRWTIAAGTRHSCMLSGEGRALCWGNNESGQLGDGTFDARVAPTPVTGDFTFTQVASGQSHSCGISRDGDALCWGANASGQLGDGTTTPRSAPVPVNGRTNFRAVRAGRTHTCGLTTSGNVRCWGGNSRGQLGDGSRAPKVTPVAVTLGGSAGALSAGQSHTCALLRTGEAMCWGQNDAGQLGDGTTTDHATPIPVNTSARFVSIAAGRAHTCAVTVDGDLYCWGQNNYGQLGAPGAASAIPQKVESGASYAVVSSGSDHSCARTRDGRGLCWGRNAQGQLGDGSTTDRDRPTAIRGAGSFSVLSAYGAHTCGVANGEAFCWGYNVDGQLGVGDRENAALPQRVAGPGR, from the coding sequence ATGCTGACGGATAACGCCCATACGGGGTGGCCCGAGGAGCTCTCCGAGGAATACGAGTACCTCGGGGAACTGGGCCGCGGCGGGATGGCGGTGGTCTATCGCGCGCGCGAGCGCGCCCTGGGGCGCGAGGTGGCCGTCAAGGTGGTCCGCCCACGGTTCCATGCGGACGAGGAGGCGGTGTCGCGCCTGGCCCGCGAGGCACGCACCGTCGCGCAGCTGGAGCACCCGAACATCGTGTCGCTGCACGCCATCAAGAAGCTGAACAACGGCCTCGCGCTGGTCATGCAGATCGTGCCGGGGATGACGCTCAAGGCGGCCCTGGCCGCGGGTCCCATGGCCGGCGAACGCGCCGAGGCGATCCTCAAGGACATCGCCCGGGCGCTGGCCTATGCGCATCGCTGTGGCGTGGTGCACCGTGACGTCAAGCCGGAGAACATCTTCCTCGACGACGTCACCGGACGGGCCCTGCTGTCTGACTTTGGCGTCGCGCGCTCCATCACGGAGAATACGGAACTCACGGCCACCGGCACCGCGATTGGCACGCCGACCTACATGTCGCCAGAACAGATCGACGGCGGCGCCCTGGACGGCCGGTCCGACCTGTACGCATTAGGCATGGTGGGGTGGGAGATGCTGAGCGGCCAGCGCCCCTGGATGGGGGAGAGCCTGTACAGCGTCATCTACCGCCAGAAACACGACCAGCCGACCCCGCTCGACGTCCTGCGCCCCGACGTCCCGCCCCGGCTGCAATTCCTCATCGAAGGCCTGCTCCCCAAGCGGGCGGAACATCGCTGGCCCAGCGCCGCGCGCTTCCTGACGCTGCTCAGCGCCACCGACAAGCTCCCTGGGTTCAAGGAATGGCAGGCCGCCGCCAAGAAGCGACGGAAGGCCGGAGCCAAGGCGGGGCGCAACGTGCAAGTGGCTTCCGTCTCGCCACAGTCCTCCACGGTGCAGTTTCGGCGCGGGGAGACACCGGCCGGGCTGACGCCCTCGTCCCTGAATCGCGCCTCCGTCACGGCGTCGGGCGAGGTCGTCCGGCCGGCGTCCCCGTGGGGCCAACCGGCGATCCCCGGGCCGTTCGACCAGCCCGGCGGCCGGTCGCTGGCGCGTCCGATCGCCTTCGCGGTGATCGCCATTGCCGCGGTCGCGTCGGCCGCCTGGTACGCGACGCGGCCCCCAGCCGCCACCGCGGCGCGTCCCGATTCCCTGACTCTGGCTGACGCCGGCACGGTCGAGGTCCCGGTGATCCCGGCCTCCCCTGATACCGGCACGGCGATGAGCGACACGGCTGCCGGCGCAATCGACACGGCATCGTTAGGTCAGTTGCCGGCCGGCACGGTTGACTCCGCCGCCGAACCGACTCGACCTCCCCGCCGTGACTCCGTGCCGGTTACCGCGTCCCCGGGCCCATCGCCGACGCCCGCACCTACGCCCCCGGCGGTCACACCCGAGAGCGCGCGTGCACCCGCACCCGATGCACCCTCCGTGACGTTCCCCGCCGACCGATGGACCATTGCCGCCGGCACGCGCCACTCGTGCATGCTCTCGGGCGAGGGACGTGCCCTCTGTTGGGGGAACAACGAGTCCGGGCAGCTGGGTGACGGCACGTTCGACGCCCGCGTGGCTCCAACGCCGGTCACCGGCGACTTCACCTTCACGCAGGTCGCGTCGGGGCAGTCGCACAGCTGCGGCATCTCGCGGGACGGCGACGCCCTCTGCTGGGGAGCCAATGCCAGCGGTCAACTTGGAGACGGAACAACCACGCCGCGCAGCGCGCCGGTCCCGGTGAATGGCCGCACCAACTTCCGCGCGGTGCGCGCCGGGCGCACGCACACCTGCGGACTCACCACGTCGGGCAACGTGCGGTGCTGGGGTGGGAATAGTCGCGGCCAATTAGGTGATGGAAGTCGTGCACCCAAGGTCACGCCCGTCGCCGTCACACTGGGCGGAAGCGCTGGCGCCCTCAGCGCAGGACAGTCCCACACGTGTGCACTGCTTCGCACCGGCGAGGCCATGTGCTGGGGGCAGAACGACGCCGGCCAGCTCGGCGATGGGACGACGACCGACCATGCCACCCCGATCCCGGTGAACACCAGCGCGCGCTTCGTCAGTATCGCCGCGGGACGGGCGCACACCTGCGCCGTCACCGTCGATGGCGATCTCTATTGCTGGGGACAGAACAACTACGGCCAGCTCGGGGCTCCGGGGGCCGCGTCGGCAATTCCACAGAAGGTCGAGTCAGGGGCGAGTTATGCCGTGGTGTCCTCCGGCAGTGACCACTCCTGTGCACGCACACGCGACGGCCGCGGCCTGTGCTGGGGGCGAAATGCCCAGGGGCAACTGGGCGATGGCTCCACGACGGACCGGGATCGGCCCACCGCGATCCGCGGTGCGGGGAGTTTCTCCGTGCTCAGTGCGTATGGCGCGCACACCTGTGGGGTGGCGAACGGCGAAGCGTTTTGCTGGGGCTACAACGTCGACGGCCAGCTCGGCGTCGGCGACCGCGAAAATGCCGCGTTGCCACAACGTGTCGCCGGACCAGGTCGTTAG